The Flavobacterium psychrophilum genome includes a region encoding these proteins:
- a CDS encoding ribulose phosphate epimerase — protein sequence MKNTLIAPSVLSADFANLQRDIEMINNSEADWFHIDIMDGVFVPNISFGMPVLEAITRHAKKTIDVHLMIVNPDQYIKTFAQLGATNLTVHIEACTHLHRTLQAIKAEGMKAGIAVNPHTNVSLLEDVIKDVDVVCLMSVNPGFGGQSFIERTYDKVKQLKEIITRNGASTLIEIDGGVSDKNAKQLVEAGADVLVAGNYVFRAEDPVATIASLKKLTSF from the coding sequence ATGAAAAATACACTTATAGCACCTTCAGTGCTTTCGGCAGATTTTGCCAACCTGCAGCGCGATATCGAAATGATTAACAACAGTGAGGCAGACTGGTTTCACATTGACATTATGGATGGTGTATTTGTACCCAACATTTCTTTTGGAATGCCGGTACTTGAAGCTATAACGCGCCATGCTAAAAAAACGATCGACGTTCACCTTATGATCGTAAATCCGGATCAGTATATTAAAACATTTGCACAGCTTGGTGCTACCAACCTTACGGTACATATAGAGGCTTGCACTCACCTGCACCGCACACTTCAGGCTATAAAAGCAGAAGGTATGAAAGCCGGTATTGCTGTTAACCCTCATACTAACGTATCGCTTCTTGAAGACGTAATTAAAGATGTTGATGTTGTTTGCCTTATGAGCGTTAATCCAGGCTTCGGCGGACAGTCTTTCATTGAAAGAACATACGACAAAGTAAAACAGCTTAAAGAAATAATTACACGCAACGGTGCTTCTACCCTTATCGAGATAGACGGTGGTGTTAGCGATAAAAATGCTAAACAGTTAGTAGAAGCAGGTGCAGATGTACTTGTAGCAGGAAATTATGTTTTCAGGGCTGAAGATCCTGTAGCAACCATTGCAAGCCTTAAAAAGCTTACTTCTTTCTAA
- a CDS encoding glycosyl hydrolase encodes MKKIPLLILLVSGSMLWGQKKKPFATDSKKVTVYTTAEKTNQRLAPAAGTLSFTELKQPLETQISVFVDPNKTFQTVMGIGGAITDASAETFGKIPKDKQKEILDAYYDVNKGIGYTLARTTIHSSDFSSGSYTYITEGDKELKSFNVSHDQQYRIPMIKQAIAAAGGKLTLYASPWSPPAFMKDNNNMLKGGKLKPEFFQTWATYYTKFIKAYEKEGIPVWGISIQNEPMATQTWESCIFTGEEERDFLKNFLGPTMKKEGLGSKKIIAWDHNRDMLYQRASTVLNDPKAAKYLWGIGYHWYENWSGGEQMFDNLKLVHEAYPETNLIFTEGCKEKFDITKINDWKLGELYGTNLINDFNNGIVAWTDWNILLDENGGPNHVKNFCFAPIHANVKTGEIMYTSEYWYIGHFSKFVRPGAKRIACSPSRSAISATGFINTDGKVAVIVMNKGEEKLNYNLWIEGKAVEVESLPHSIQTLVF; translated from the coding sequence ATGAAAAAAATTCCATTATTAATCCTTTTGGTTTCGGGCAGTATGCTTTGGGGCCAAAAAAAGAAACCTTTTGCTACAGATAGCAAAAAGGTGACAGTGTACACCACTGCCGAAAAAACCAATCAGAGGCTTGCGCCTGCTGCAGGAACACTTTCGTTCACAGAACTTAAACAGCCTCTGGAAACGCAAATTTCTGTATTTGTAGACCCTAACAAAACCTTTCAGACGGTTATGGGTATTGGTGGTGCTATTACAGATGCTTCTGCCGAAACTTTTGGTAAAATCCCAAAAGACAAGCAGAAAGAAATACTTGATGCTTACTATGATGTAAACAAAGGTATTGGTTACACCCTGGCAAGAACAACTATTCATAGCAGCGATTTTTCAAGCGGAAGCTATACGTACATTACCGAAGGCGACAAAGAACTTAAGTCATTCAATGTTTCGCACGACCAACAGTATCGTATACCTATGATCAAGCAGGCAATTGCCGCTGCGGGAGGTAAACTAACGTTATACGCGTCGCCATGGAGCCCACCGGCTTTCATGAAAGACAATAATAACATGCTTAAAGGCGGTAAACTTAAACCTGAGTTTTTCCAGACATGGGCTACATATTATACTAAGTTCATTAAGGCGTATGAGAAAGAAGGAATCCCGGTTTGGGGTATCTCTATCCAAAACGAGCCAATGGCTACACAAACCTGGGAGTCTTGTATTTTTACAGGCGAAGAAGAGCGTGATTTCCTTAAAAACTTCCTTGGACCAACAATGAAAAAAGAAGGCCTTGGCAGCAAAAAGATCATTGCATGGGATCATAATCGTGATATGCTCTACCAAAGGGCAAGCACAGTACTTAACGATCCTAAGGCAGCTAAATACCTTTGGGGCATTGGTTACCACTGGTACGAGAACTGGAGCGGCGGCGAGCAGATGTTCGACAACCTTAAACTGGTTCACGAAGCATATCCTGAAACCAACCTGATCTTTACAGAAGGTTGTAAAGAGAAGTTTGATATTACCAAGATCAACGACTGGAAGCTGGGTGAGCTTTACGGTACAAACCTTATCAATGACTTTAATAACGGTATCGTTGCATGGACAGACTGGAACATACTTCTTGACGAAAATGGTGGACCAAACCATGTTAAGAACTTTTGTTTTGCACCTATCCATGCTAATGTAAAAACCGGAGAGATCATGTACACCAGCGAATACTGGTACATAGGCCACTTCTCTAAATTTGTACGCCCTGGTGCTAAGCGTATTGCTTGTTCTCCAAGCAGAAGCGCAATAAGTGCAACAGGTTTTATCAATACAGATGGTAAAGTTGCAGTTATCGTAATGAACAAAGGCGAGGAGAAACTTAACTACAACCTTTGGATTGAAGGTAAAGCTGTAGAAGTAGAAAGCCTTCCGCATTCTATACAGACTTTGGTGTTTTAA
- a CDS encoding transporter produces the protein MRFCLYILCSLFTIASSAQVVLIPEQDLLTPEKAVAIALENNYDIKLSKNDLKIDEQNVSLANAGLLPNLSGTFTQNNNQQYSKQIRADGTVQELDNARNNSMSYGVNLGWTIFDGFRMFARYDQLKELQKQGETELKLMVLNRVSDVMTTYFDLVQQQQMLTALDTAIVISKQRVTTADNRFKIGKAAKLEVLNAQVDLNTDQTNYLRQRESYQNTKTYLNELMARNLVLDFKVIDSVAIDDRLKLVDLMNLASGQNPQIQLALINKRVAELNLKQVKSSRYPQIGVSTGYIFNESESSLGFARENNSRGLNYGISASINIFNGFLQNRNEKIAKFQIDNSQILIDQQTQTVKSQLISAYQTYLTNLELVELEARNEDIAKQNLDITLEKYRIGTITQLEVRTAQLNYVNARTRNSSAQFQAKISEVSLKQLAGNITF, from the coding sequence ATGAGGTTTTGCCTGTATATTTTATGTAGCCTGTTTACAATTGCTTCTTCAGCACAGGTAGTGCTTATACCTGAACAGGATTTACTAACGCCGGAAAAGGCAGTTGCTATTGCGCTTGAAAACAATTACGATATTAAGCTCTCTAAAAACGACCTTAAGATTGATGAGCAGAATGTAAGCCTTGCCAATGCAGGCTTGCTGCCTAATCTTTCAGGAACGTTTACGCAGAATAATAATCAACAATATTCCAAACAGATTCGTGCAGATGGTACTGTGCAGGAACTGGATAATGCCCGTAACAATAGCATGAGTTACGGTGTAAATTTAGGATGGACTATCTTTGATGGTTTCAGGATGTTTGCACGCTACGATCAGTTGAAAGAACTGCAAAAACAGGGGGAAACAGAACTGAAACTTATGGTGCTTAACCGCGTAAGCGATGTTATGACTACCTATTTTGACCTGGTGCAGCAGCAGCAGATGCTTACTGCACTTGACACTGCAATTGTGATATCAAAGCAAAGGGTTACTACTGCCGATAACAGATTTAAAATTGGTAAAGCGGCTAAGCTCGAAGTACTTAATGCCCAGGTAGACCTTAATACCGACCAGACCAATTACCTTCGCCAGCGTGAATCGTATCAAAATACAAAGACCTATTTAAACGAGCTTATGGCACGTAATCTTGTATTAGATTTTAAGGTTATAGATTCGGTAGCTATAGACGACAGATTAAAACTGGTTGACCTTATGAATTTAGCATCAGGGCAAAATCCACAAATACAATTGGCGCTTATTAATAAGCGGGTGGCAGAACTCAACCTCAAGCAGGTTAAGTCGTCGCGGTATCCGCAAATAGGCGTCAGCACAGGTTATATTTTCAATGAAAGTGAATCCAGTCTTGGGTTTGCCAGGGAAAATAACAGCCGCGGTTTAAACTATGGTATATCGGCATCTATAAATATATTTAATGGCTTTTTACAGAACAGGAACGAGAAAATCGCGAAGTTTCAGATTGACAACAGCCAGATTTTAATCGATCAGCAGACGCAAACGGTTAAGTCACAGCTGATTTCTGCCTATCAAACTTACCTTACTAATCTTGAGCTTGTAGAACTTGAAGCACGTAATGAAGATATTGCCAAACAAAACCTTGATATTACGTTAGAGAAATACCGTATTGGTACCATTACCCAACTTGAGGTACGTACAGCTCAGCTTAACTATGTTAATGCCCGTACGCGTAACAGTTCGGCACAATTCCAGGCTAAAATATCCGAAGTGTCATTGAAACAATTGGCTGGTAATATTACTTTTTAA
- a CDS encoding RNA polymerase subunit sigma produces the protein MRQLKITKQVTNRETASLDKYLQEIGKVDLITADEEVELAQRIKAGDQRALEKLTKANLRFVVSVAKQYQNQGLTLPDLINEGNLGLIKAAQRFDETRGFKFISYAVWWIRQSILQALAEQSRIVRLPLNKIGSINKINKMYALLEQSNERAPSAEEIAKELDMTVNDVKESMKNSGRHLSMDAPLVEGEDSNLYDVLRSGESPNPDRELIHESLRTEIERALETLTPREADVVRLYFGLGDQHPMTLEEIGETFDLTRERVRQIKEKAIRRLKHTSRSKILKTYLG, from the coding sequence ATGAGACAATTAAAAATTACCAAGCAGGTAACCAACAGGGAAACTGCTTCATTAGACAAGTACCTTCAGGAGATTGGAAAAGTGGATTTGATCACAGCGGATGAGGAGGTAGAGTTAGCACAACGAATAAAAGCCGGAGACCAGAGAGCACTAGAGAAATTGACAAAAGCCAATTTACGTTTCGTGGTATCGGTAGCAAAACAATATCAAAACCAGGGATTAACACTTCCCGATCTTATCAACGAAGGAAACTTAGGTCTTATTAAAGCTGCACAGCGTTTCGATGAAACACGTGGTTTTAAATTTATTTCATACGCAGTGTGGTGGATCCGTCAGTCTATACTTCAAGCACTTGCAGAACAGTCGCGTATTGTTCGTTTACCGCTTAACAAGATTGGATCTATCAATAAGATCAATAAAATGTATGCTCTTTTAGAGCAGAGCAATGAGCGTGCTCCTTCGGCAGAAGAAATCGCTAAAGAACTTGACATGACTGTAAACGATGTTAAGGAGAGTATGAAAAACTCAGGCCGCCACCTTTCAATGGATGCGCCGCTTGTAGAAGGTGAAGACTCTAACCTTTATGACGTATTACGTTCTGGTGAGTCTCCAAACCCTGACCGTGAGCTTATTCATGAGTCGCTTCGTACAGAAATTGAGCGTGCTCTTGAAACATTAACGCCCCGTGAGGCAGATGTTGTCAGGCTTTATTTTGGTTTAGGTGATCAGCACCCAATGACTCTTGAAGAAATTGGAGAAACTTTTGACCTTACACGTGAGCGTGTTAGACAGATTAAAGAAAAGGCTATCAGGAGATTAAAACACACATCTCGCAGCAAGATCCTTAAAACTTACTTAGGATAA
- a CDS encoding acriflavin resistance protein, whose translation MSLSTLSIKRPVLTIVMNVAIILFGIIGYTFLGVREFPSIDPAQISVRTSYAGANADIIESQITEPLEKAINSIDGIRNITSSSNQGSSNITIEFELEKNLEEAANDVRDKVSQAVRSLPQDIDAPPVVSKADADSEPIITMTVQSATRNPLELSDYAENVIAERLQTIPGVSSVQIWGQKRYAMRMWLDPVKLNAYGVTVSDVRAALDSQNVELPTGKLTGANTELTIKTLGNLSNPEQFNNIIIKSEGEKIVRFSDVGRAELGPENLETKMTNEGQQLVGLAIIPQPGTNYVEIADAFYAQYEQMKKELPGDLVTNIVIDNTMFIKKSVLEVAETLAISIILVTLIIYLFFRDWAIALRPLLDIPVSLIATFFIMYIFGFSINVLTLLAIVLATGLVVDDGIVVTENIFKKVEEGMTPIEAAMKGANEIFFAVISISITLAAVFLPVIFLEGFVGRLFREFGVVIAAAVLISAFVSLTLTPMLNAYLIKGVHKKSRFYEFTEPYFEKLNSGYADSLKGFMKRKWLSFPILIICIGLIAFFYSTIQKETAPYDDRSFIGMNITAPEGASYDYMDRFMQEMEKLIKDSIPEVKASLVITSPGFGSASVNSGRVRIALKEKEDRERSQKEIAADLTKWTKRYSEARTSVSEQPTIAVNRRGGPPIQYIIQAPNFEKLREKIPEFMDEVSKDPTFSMTDVNLKFNKPEINVTIDREKAQSLGVSLLDIAQTLQLSLSGQRFGYFMMNGKQYQVMGQFELKDRDAPIDLTSTFVKSSSGQLLQLDNLVTVDEQSSPPQLYHNNRYMSATVSAGLSPGMSISDGIDAMERAREKVLDDTFTTDLGGESRDFVESSSNTLFAFGLALLLIYLILAAQFESFIDPFIIILTVPMAVAGALLSLWLFGQTWNIFSQIGTIMLIGLVTKNGILIVEFANQLREEGKPKYEAIMEAAESRLRPILMTSLAIALGALPIAMSLGAASTSRVGMGVVIVGGTVFSLILTLFIIPAIYFMWSKPRKHRPEFDNLED comes from the coding sequence ATGAGTTTATCTACACTAAGCATTAAGCGTCCCGTACTTACTATCGTAATGAATGTGGCAATTATACTATTTGGTATAATAGGCTATACCTTTTTAGGGGTAAGGGAATTTCCATCTATCGACCCTGCACAAATATCGGTGCGTACCAGTTATGCGGGTGCTAACGCCGACATTATAGAATCGCAAATTACAGAGCCGCTGGAAAAAGCCATCAACTCAATTGACGGTATCAGGAATATTACATCGTCAAGTAACCAGGGTTCCAGTAATATTACCATTGAATTTGAACTTGAAAAAAATCTTGAAGAAGCGGCTAACGACGTGCGTGATAAAGTATCACAAGCCGTTAGAAGCCTTCCGCAGGATATAGATGCACCTCCGGTGGTTTCTAAGGCAGATGCCGATAGCGAACCTATTATTACCATGACGGTGCAGAGCGCTACCCGTAATCCGCTTGAATTAAGTGACTATGCCGAGAATGTTATTGCCGAAAGGCTGCAAACCATTCCGGGTGTCAGCAGCGTGCAGATATGGGGGCAAAAGCGTTATGCTATGAGAATGTGGCTTGATCCTGTAAAGCTTAATGCATACGGTGTTACCGTGAGTGATGTCCGTGCCGCATTAGACAGTCAGAACGTAGAGCTGCCCACAGGTAAACTTACAGGTGCCAATACAGAACTTACTATTAAAACGCTGGGTAACCTTTCCAATCCGGAACAGTTTAATAATATCATTATAAAATCGGAGGGTGAAAAGATTGTTCGCTTTAGCGATGTTGGCCGTGCAGAACTTGGCCCGGAAAACCTCGAAACTAAAATGACTAATGAAGGCCAGCAGCTTGTTGGTCTTGCTATTATTCCGCAGCCGGGTACCAACTATGTTGAAATTGCCGATGCTTTTTATGCGCAATATGAGCAGATGAAAAAAGAGCTTCCGGGCGATTTGGTAACTAATATTGTTATTGATAACACAATGTTTATTAAAAAATCGGTATTGGAGGTGGCTGAAACACTCGCTATATCTATTATACTGGTAACACTTATTATTTACCTTTTCTTTAGGGACTGGGCTATTGCACTGCGCCCGTTGCTGGATATTCCGGTATCGCTTATTGCAACGTTCTTTATCATGTACATTTTTGGCTTCTCCATAAATGTATTAACGCTATTGGCTATTGTATTGGCTACAGGTCTTGTGGTAGATGATGGTATTGTGGTCACCGAAAATATATTCAAAAAGGTCGAAGAGGGGATGACCCCTATTGAAGCTGCGATGAAAGGGGCGAACGAAATTTTCTTTGCTGTCATTTCAATCTCTATAACACTGGCAGCCGTTTTCCTTCCGGTTATTTTCCTTGAAGGATTTGTGGGCAGGCTCTTCCGGGAGTTTGGGGTCGTCATTGCAGCGGCCGTTTTAATATCTGCCTTTGTATCGTTAACGCTTACACCAATGCTTAACGCTTACCTTATAAAAGGGGTACATAAAAAATCAAGATTTTACGAATTTACAGAGCCGTATTTCGAAAAGCTGAATTCAGGCTACGCCGATTCGCTTAAAGGTTTCATGAAAAGAAAATGGTTAAGTTTCCCTATTCTTATTATATGTATCGGGCTTATTGCATTTTTCTATTCTACCATCCAAAAGGAAACAGCACCGTATGATGACAGGAGTTTTATAGGTATGAATATTACCGCTCCCGAAGGTGCATCTTATGACTATATGGACCGCTTTATGCAGGAGATGGAAAAGCTTATTAAGGACTCCATTCCCGAAGTGAAAGCCAGCCTTGTAATTACATCGCCCGGATTTGGATCTGCTTCTGTAAATAGCGGTCGTGTAAGGATAGCACTAAAAGAAAAAGAAGACAGGGAGCGTTCGCAAAAAGAAATTGCTGCCGACCTTACCAAATGGACAAAACGCTACAGCGAAGCAAGAACCTCTGTATCAGAACAGCCTACTATTGCTGTAAACAGAAGGGGAGGGCCACCAATTCAGTATATTATCCAGGCACCTAACTTTGAAAAGCTACGGGAGAAGATTCCGGAATTTATGGACGAGGTAAGTAAAGATCCAACTTTTTCTATGACCGATGTGAACCTTAAATTCAATAAGCCGGAGATAAATGTAACTATAGACCGCGAAAAGGCACAAAGCCTTGGTGTATCGTTACTTGATATTGCGCAGACATTACAATTGTCATTGAGCGGACAACGTTTTGGGTACTTTATGATGAATGGTAAGCAATACCAGGTTATGGGGCAGTTTGAACTGAAAGACCGTGATGCACCAATAGACCTTACATCTACATTTGTAAAAAGCAGTTCTGGTCAGCTATTGCAGCTTGATAACTTAGTAACGGTAGACGAACAAAGTAGTCCGCCGCAGTTATACCACAACAACAGGTATATGTCGGCTACTGTATCGGCAGGACTTTCGCCGGGTATGAGTATCAGCGATGGTATTGATGCTATGGAGCGCGCTCGTGAAAAAGTACTGGATGATACATTTACTACCGATCTTGGTGGTGAGTCGCGTGACTTTGTAGAAAGTAGCTCGAATACGTTGTTTGCGTTCGGACTCGCACTATTGCTTATCTATTTAATATTAGCCGCCCAGTTTGAAAGCTTTATAGATCCGTTTATTATCATCCTTACGGTACCTATGGCGGTCGCAGGGGCGTTATTGTCGCTTTGGCTGTTCGGGCAGACTTGGAATATCTTTAGCCAGATCGGTACGATTATGCTTATCGGGCTTGTTACCAAGAACGGTATATTAATAGTAGAATTTGCCAACCAGCTTCGCGAAGAAGGCAAACCAAAATACGAAGCAATTATGGAAGCCGCAGAATCGCGCCTTCGCCCGATTTTAATGACCAGTTTAGCTATTGCACTTGGTGCGTTGCCTATTGCTATGTCGTTAGGTGCTGCATCTACCAGCCGTGTTGGTATGGGTGTTGTAATTGTTGGAGGAACAGTGTTCTCACTTATCCTTACACTTTTTATTATCCCTGCTATTTATTTTATGTGGTCGAAGCCCAGAAAGCACCGCCCCGAATTTGATAATCTTGAAGACTAA